The Larimichthys crocea isolate SSNF chromosome XI, L_crocea_2.0, whole genome shotgun sequence genome has a segment encoding these proteins:
- the gtf2h5 gene encoding general transcription factor IIH subunit 5, whose product MVNVHKGVLVECDPAMKQFLLYLDEKMALGKKFILKDLDDTHLFILAEVVHTLQERVGELMDQNSFPVTQK is encoded by the exons ATGGTCAACGTACACAAAGGTGTCCTTGTTGAATG TGATCCTGCCATGAAACAGTTCCTCCTCTACCTGGATGAAAAAATGGCTCTGGGCAAAAAGTTCATCCTCAAGGACCTCGACGACACACACTTGTTCATCCTGGCAGAGGTGGTTCACACCCTCCAGGAGAGAGTTGGCGAGTTGATGGACCAGAATTCATTCCCGGTCACGCAGAAATAA